The genomic DNA TGTCCCGATCCTTTGCCTTCAGCGGCTGCCGGAGCAACTGCGCGAGCAGCACCTCCAGGCGGAACCGCCAGCGCAAGGTGCCGTAGACGAGTTCCTGCACCAGGCCGCGGTCCGCGGGCTGGCAACGGGTGAGCACCTCCGGCAGCACCAGGCTCAGCGAACGGTGAGCACCGATGACCTGATCGACAGCCTCTCCGGCGAGGGTCCGCAGCCGGGCCGGTGCGGTCATCGTCCGGCCGTTCGGGGCAGGGTCGCCGAATCGAGGCGGATACCCACCAGGGGGGCCGGACGGTTGGCCAGGTCGGCCGCGCCGATGCGCCGTCCCCCGGGCAGCTGCACCTCCAGCAGGCGCAGGCAGTCCACGCCGCAGGCGACGTCCACGCCGGCCCGCCCCGCCTGGAGGATCGTGCCGGGTTCCCCGGAACCACCGACGCGCTCGGCACGCCACACCCGCAGCACCTGGCCGTGGAGCGCCGTCTGCGCGACCGGCCAGGGGTTGAAGGCGTTCACCTGACGCACCAGGTCGGTCGCGGACCTCCGCCAGTCCAGTGGGGCCTCGGCTTTGTCGAGCTTGGCCGCATAGCTTGCCTGTGCATTATCCTGCGGTTCCTCGCGCAGCGCGCCCTCAAGCAGGGCGTCGAGCTTGGCCGCGAGGAGGTCTCCACCCAGGGCTGCCAGGCGATCATGCAGGTCGGCCGCCGTATCGGCGGGACCGATGGGACAGGTCGCCCGGGCCAGCATCGGGCCGGTATCCAGCCCGGCCTCCATACGCATCAGCGTGACGCCGGTCTCACGATCGCCAGCCAGGATGGCGCGCTGGATCGGTGCCGCGCCGCGCCAGCGCGGCAGCAGGGAGGCGTGCACGTTGACGCAGCCTCTGGCCGGCAGATCCAGGACGGCCTGCGGGAGGATCAACCCATAGGCGACCACCACCAGGAGATCCGGACGATAGGCCGCCAGCCCCGCCCGCGCCGCATCTGTCTTCAGGGTAAGCGGTTGTACGACCGGTATGCCG from Gammaproteobacteria bacterium includes the following:
- the fmt gene encoding methionyl-tRNA formyltransferase; amino-acid sequence: MRIVFAGTPEFALPSLRALLASVHPVVAVYTQPDRPAGRGRTLRASPVKELALAHGIPVVQPLTLKTDAARAGLAAYRPDLLVVVAYGLILPQAVLDLPARGCVNVHASLLPRWRGAAPIQRAILAGDRETGVTLMRMEAGLDTGPMLARATCPIGPADTAADLHDRLAALGGDLLAAKLDALLEGALREEPQDNAQASYAAKLDKAEAPLDWRRSATDLVRQVNAFNPWPVAQTALHGQVLRVWRAERVGGSGEPGTILQAGRAGVDVACGVDCLRLLEVQLPGGRRIGAADLANRPAPLVGIRLDSATLPRTAGR